Part of the Tolypothrix sp. PCC 7910 genome, TATCCATACTCAAGCTATTTACAAATAACTTTGACAACAAGGAGAGACGAAAAATGTTTGCACCATTAGTGATATTGTTCCGTGAATGGATGGGCAAAGCTAAATTTAATCAATTACGTGGCAAAGCTATTGGTTTACACGCCCAAACAATCACTAATTTTTGTAATCGCGTCGGAATCGAATCGAAGCAAAGACAAAACCTCATTCGTTTAGCTAAAGACAACGGTAAAAAATTAGGTTTATTGGCTTAAATCTCTGGTTTTTATCAATGTTAATTGTTGCAGAGATTAAGATATTCACAAATATGGCAATTATTATTTAATGCTCTGTGATTTATATAAAACGAACCACAGAGGCACAGAGTACACAGAGAGAGTACTTGAAGGTTAAGACAATTTGGTGAGAAAACCTAAGAGACGTTTGGTATTTTCTGTCAACAACGTGCGCCGATAAGCATCAGCAGCTTTTTTAATCGCTTCTGCTTGGGTGGGATAGGGATGAATGACACCGCTTAACTTGTTCAAACCTAACTTACCGACAATTGCTGTAGTCACTTCCGAAATCATTTCCCCTGCATGACGAGCGACAATAGTTGCACCGAGAATTTCATCAGAGCCTTTTTTGTGCAGAATTTTCAGGAATCCTGATTCTTCACCATCTGCGATCGCACGGTCTACACTACTAAAAGGAATTTTGATTGTCTCGACATTCCAGCCTTTGTCTTTGGCTTCTTGTTCTGACAACCCCACATGGGCAATTTCTGGGTCAGTATAGGTTACCCAAGGCATAACTAAACTGCTGAGTTTGCTACGGCTTAACCCAAAGGGCGAAAATAAGGTATTTTTAATGACAATGCGCGCGGCTGCATCAGCTGCATGGGTAAATTTCCAATTCATGCAGATATCCCCAGCTGCATAAATTTTGGGATTGGTCGTTTGCAGGTAATCATTGACCTTCACACCATGCTGCTTGTCGTACTCTACCCCAACTGCTTCTAAATTTAACCCTTCGACATTAGGAGCGCGTCCCGCACCCACTAAAATTTCATCTACAGTCACAGAATCGCGATGACCGTTAGTAGAAAAGTACAGCCGCTTACCTTCGGTGACGGTGACGACTTCTTCTAATTTGCAATTAAGTACTAAGCGAATTCCTTCTTTAATCAAAACCTTTTGCAGAATTTCCGCAGCTTCCGCATCTTCTTTATTAAGAACGTGAGAACTGCGATGGAAAAGCACCACCTCGGAACCCAAGCGTCGGAAAGCTTGCGCTAATTCACAACCAATCGGGCCACCCCCAATCACGGCTAACCGTTCTGGTCGTTGAATGAGGGAAAAAACTGATTCATTTGTTAAATAACCAGCTTTTTCAATTCCTGTAATTCCTGGTTGCGCGGCTCTTGCTCCCGTAGCAATTACTGCTTTTTTAAACCGCAGAGTTTGGCCTTCAACTTCCACAGTATTTTTACTTGCGAATCGACCGCTACCTAAAAATATATCAACGCCTAATTTTTGAAAGCGTGCAGCCGAATCATGGGGACTAATACCAGCACGAATGCGGCGCATCCTCGCCATAACTGCGGGAAAATCAACGTCAATATTTTTGGGAATATTTATTCCTAATTCTTTACCATCCCACAATTCCCCCACCACACGAGCCGAGCGAATAATAGTTTTTGAAGGAACACAACCCACATTTAAGCAATCTCCACCCATGAGATGCTTTTCAATTAATGCTACTTTTAAACCTAAATCTAAACCTGCCGCACCCGCCGCCACAACTAATCCCGCCGTTCCTGCACCAATTACTACTAAGTCGTAAACATCAGCAGGTTGGGGATTTACCCAATCCGGTGGATGAACTTGCGATACCAAAGTTTGGTTATATTCATCCATTGGGCGGACTGTAACTCTTTCAAATTCTAAATTAGACATTTGTTGGTTGTTGATAATTGACTGTTAACTGTTGACTGTTAACTCGCACTAAATTTTTAGGTACTTCCAGAAAAGAAATTATCTAATTCACCAGAGAGAATATTTTTTTATTAATTATTACTTACCTCCTCCTCTAAAGCTTTCCTTGCTATCCTTGTCACATAAATTGTGACTGCAACTGTAGCAATAAAACCAATTATGCGAATTGCCCATTGTATTGTTAAATTGGTAGGTTGAGTTTCACTGCCAATTCTCGCCAAATTACCAGCTAAAGAACCAATATAAACGTACATAATGGTTCCAGGAATCATCCCTAGAGAACCAATAAAGTAATCCTGAAGAGAAACTCCTGTAATCCCAAAGGCATAGTTTAATAAATTAAACGGAAATACTGGAGAAAGTCGCGTTAACAGGATAATTTTTAATCCGGCTTTACCCACACCATTATCGATAGCGACAAACTTTTGATTACCTGCAATTTTATTAGCAACCCAGCCTCTCGCTAAATAACGTCCTACAAGAAAAGCTGCAGTTGCTCCTAATGTTGCACCAATAAATACATACAGCGAACCCCAAACTACACCAAAAACAACACCAGCACCCAAGGTAAGAATCGAACCTGGTAAAAAAGCAACGGTAGCAATAATATATAGTGCAATAAAAGCGATCGCTCCTATAGAACCAAGGCTATCAATCCATTGCAAAGCATCTCGTAAAATTGCTTGGGGATTAAAGGTAGTAGATGCTTGTGCTAATGCTGTATCATTGTTGAAAATAAAGGCAATATTGATTGCTAGAAATGTAAATAAAATTACTTTTTTGAAATAATGAGAATATATCATTTGGTTGAATAACCTGATTATATAGGTAGATACATTAGCAAATCAATTGCTCAAATAGTATATTTTAAGTGAGTGAGATACTTGTTTTATTTAACGTTTAAAAACGCAAATTTGCCTTTTACTCCATTTTGTTCCATCTTCAGTTGAGCAACGTAAAAGTCTTTTTGAATAACATCACCTACTGGTGTAAAAGCAATTTCACCCAAAGGAGTTTGATAAGTTCCTTTGAGTAATTCTTGATTTAATGCTTTACGCAGTTGTGGTAATGAAAGTTGATTAATATTACCTTTT contains:
- a CDS encoding mercuric reductase, coding for MSNLEFERVTVRPMDEYNQTLVSQVHPPDWVNPQPADVYDLVVIGAGTAGLVVAAGAAGLDLGLKVALIEKHLMGGDCLNVGCVPSKTIIRSARVVGELWDGKELGINIPKNIDVDFPAVMARMRRIRAGISPHDSAARFQKLGVDIFLGSGRFASKNTVEVEGQTLRFKKAVIATGARAAQPGITGIEKAGYLTNESVFSLIQRPERLAVIGGGPIGCELAQAFRRLGSEVVLFHRSSHVLNKEDAEAAEILQKVLIKEGIRLVLNCKLEEVVTVTEGKRLYFSTNGHRDSVTVDEILVGAGRAPNVEGLNLEAVGVEYDKQHGVKVNDYLQTTNPKIYAAGDICMNWKFTHAADAAARIVIKNTLFSPFGLSRSKLSSLVMPWVTYTDPEIAHVGLSEQEAKDKGWNVETIKIPFSSVDRAIADGEESGFLKILHKKGSDEILGATIVARHAGEMISEVTTAIVGKLGLNKLSGVIHPYPTQAEAIKKAADAYRRTLLTENTKRLLGFLTKLS
- a CDS encoding TVP38/TMEM64 family protein; the protein is MIYSHYFKKVILFTFLAINIAFIFNNDTALAQASTTFNPQAILRDALQWIDSLGSIGAIAFIALYIIATVAFLPGSILTLGAGVVFGVVWGSLYVFIGATLGATAAFLVGRYLARGWVANKIAGNQKFVAIDNGVGKAGLKIILLTRLSPVFPFNLLNYAFGITGVSLQDYFIGSLGMIPGTIMYVYIGSLAGNLARIGSETQPTNLTIQWAIRIIGFIATVAVTIYVTRIARKALEEEVSNN